Within Desulfobacter sp., the genomic segment GCCCTATTCTATCTTTAACAGCCTGTATCAGTTCCAGTTTATTCATGTGTGTTGCTCCCGTTATTAATTTTAACGGGGTACTTGTTTAACTGGTTCCGATGGATTTATCAAGGCCTACAAATTCCACAAGGTTTGTATCCTGCATTTATGGCATCTTCTCGGGAGGTAAAAGTTCTTGTGCAATTACGACAATTATAATGGCGACAGCTTGGTCCATGAAAAGAATGACTTTTAACGTTGCCATGATAGTTGTGCCTTGCAGTTACAGGCTTATTATTCTTTTTCTTTGACCAAATATTTAATCTTTTTTTCTGAGCCTGTTTTTCAGCGGCTAAAAATTCAGAGTGATATTTTTGGGATTCACCATACTTTGTATAGTAAGGGCTCCAGCCTTTTTGAACGAGTTCCAGATTATAATTATGTCCATCCAAAATCACATAGGCCAAGAGTCGGCCATATTTCCCTCGCTTTTTTCCTTCAAATTCAAGATCTACATACCTCTTTTCCAAACGGGACTTGGTGTACTTTGAGGCCTTCCTTCCCATTTCTGTATTCCTGCTTTGATCGGGATGAACTGATTCCGGAGTATCAACATTTAGCATACGTATTTTTTCTTTTTTGCCATTTAGAAGAATTTGAATCGTATCCCCATCAATAACTCTCAATACAGAATATTGGCCTGCAAAGGCTATCGACACATTTAAAAATACTGTAACGGCAAAGACTATTGAGGCTAATTTCTTCATAAAATCAATCTACTATGAATTGAGATAATAATTGACTGTATATTCCAAGTCTTCGTCAAGATCCCCCTTGCTCGCCAGCCAACTCAAATAATCCTTAGGTATCTTTTCAAGAAGCTCTCCCTTATGTTTCCCAAAAAACATTTTTCGAAGTAAAGATGGCTTTTTGGAAATTTCGACCATTTTCTTATTAATAAGATCTATTGTTTCAGGAGCTTTCTCTGAAGCCTCTTTGAAAAAGAATTTATATAATATCTGTTTTGGTAATTCCCCTTTAGCCATTTCGATACTATTTTCTATTGATTGTTTTAGTTTTTCATCTGGAAAATATTCAAAATAAAAACCAAAATAAATTCGATAAAAAACCTGCTCTAAAACCAGTATATCCCCAAAAGCATCATGGGCTATCGCCTGAATATTCAGCTTCATACGATATCTTAAATATTGAAGATTATATTTTTCAAATTTCCCTTCGGAATCCAAGTATCGAGCTATCTTCAAACTACAAATCACATTATCTGTGAAGATGCCTTCTTTATTCAACATGGCAATATCAAATTTTGCATTGTGTGCAACAACGTAATTAGAATCATCAGAAAGCAGCGCCGTTAACTCTTTTTTAGTAGGACTGTCCTTAAAAGATGGTTTGTCTGCAACCATTTCGTCTGTGATATGGTGAACACACATTGCTTCAATTTCAATTTTACGTCCAGGATGGAATAATTCATCAACTTCTATTTTCCCATCACTTGTCTTATATGCAAGTTGGCAAAGCCTATCTGCTTCTTCGGTTCCCGTTGTTTCGGTATCAAGAAATATGAACAAGAAAATTCTCCAGATAAGAATAAAGTTGAACTCACCAATTTAATTAGAAAATCCTCATATGCACAAAAAATACTGTCCATTGAGCTTATCTGTAAAGCTGTTTCACTTGACTTAACAGATTTTAGTATTGTAGACAATACACTATGGTAAATCGTGAAATGCTATGTTTTATGGTATTTATCAATCAAGGTTCTTTAAAAATGATTTCTTATCAAAATAAATCTTATCCATTCTCTAAAATTCTTGGATGGTCTTCAAGCCGATATGAGACATTCCGCATATGTAAACGAAAATACTTTTATACATATTATTCGAGATTCGACACTAAGGATTCGCCAGAAAAAATTCAAGCACTTAAAAATTTAACATCCATTCCGCTATCAACTGGAACAATTGTTCATGATATCATAAAAACCATTTTGAAAAGATATCAAAAGGTTGAATCTAATATAGATGCGGAACGTCTAAAGGATTACATTCTCAATGAGACAAAGGCTTACTGTAAAACTCACTCTTTCCTTGAACATCACTATGATATAAGCAAAGAAGATTTCAGCGATCAATTATTCGAAGACGTATTTTCAAAAATAAGTACCTTTATAAAAAGTAATAGTTTTTCATTTATTTTATCCGAAGCACTCCCTCATAAGAATGAATGGGTAATTGAGCCTGGAGGGTTCGGAGAAACTCGAATTGGAGGAATGAAAGCTTATTGCAAAGTCGACTTTTCTTTCCCAACCAATGACGCAGTTTATATTTACGATTGGAAAACCGGTAAAAAATCTTTTTTTAAACTTAAAAATCAAATGCTTGGTTATGCATACTGGGCATCTGAAGCATTTAATATCCCGAAAGATAGAGTCTTCCCAAAGATTGCATATCTTAACGCCACACCTGAAGAAGACCCGATCGAATTAGCAGAGAAAGATATAATCAATTTTCCTGAAAAAGTTAAAAAGGACTCTGAAGAGATGTATCAGTTCTGCAGTAATATTGATGACAATATTCCTATTGATCGTGATAGCTTTTCAAAAACAGAAAATATTAAGATTTGTATGAACTGTAATTTTCGTGAACTTTGTTTTGCATGAAATAAATTTCATGCATAGAGGATACTATTCATGGCTTATGATTTGTTAATCTCAGCTTCTTGGTTAAAAATTTTTACAAAGCTTCCAATAAAAGTTCAAAAAAAAATAGCCACTGTTCACAAAATACTTCGAACAGACCCATACAATGGTAGAGGAAAGTCGATAAAAATAAAGGAAGGACAACCACAGTACAGTAACCTGTATAGGTATAAACTACATGGATATAGAATCTTTTATGGAATTGGGGGAAACTTTGTCCGGTTATTGGATATTCGAATCCGAGACGACAATACATACAAAAATCTAATATTCAACGCAGATGATATGACTATTGGAGGAGATGCTTCTCCCTCAATGCTCCAAATAATACCAACAACCCATTGGGATGTACAAGATGATGCCAAAGAAAAAAATAGAAAAGAGATCCAACATGTAGAGGATGAAAATGATGACGAAGCAATCTTTTATGATGAACATTTTTTAAAGGCGCTCGAGATACCAAGTGAACACTGGAGTAAAATTCTTCTCTGCAAAACGGCAGTGGACATAATTGACGCAGATTTGCCAGAGGAGATCATAGAAAAAATAATTGATTGGGGTCAAGAGCCCATTGATAAAATTATTCAAGAACCTGTTTATGATCTCCCATCAACAGAAGAACTTGATAAGCTCTTAAAAGGAACGATAAAGGGATTTCTGTTAAAACTTGATCCAGAGCAAGAAAATGTGTCAAGAAAAAGCCTAAAAGGCCCTACACTAGTAAAGGGTGGGCCTGGAACAGGAAAAAGCCTTGTTGCCCTTTACAGAATCAGAAACTTATTAACACCTGATGCTCAAACAAGTCTCTTTGATGAACATATTCCTAAAATTCTATTTGTTACATACACGACAACCTTAGTTGAGCATTCTAAGCAACTGCTGTATCCATTGTTGGATAAACTGGCTGATAATGTCACCATCAGTAGCTTGGATGCCATTGCCCGCCAAATAATTATCGAAAACGGCGGTGTTTATAATCCGGCACAAACAGATGATAAGCATAACGCTTTCAATGAAGCAATTCACGTTCTGATGCAAGAACAGAAACAGAATATGAATGCTATCATGAATATAGTTAGTAAACTCAAATTTGACTATATTATTGATGAATTTGACTGGGTCCTTGAAGGGCGAAATATATTAACAAAAGAAGAATACTTATCTGAGAATAGAACTGGTAGAGGTCTTCCTTTAGACAAGGGCAGCAGAACACTTTTATGGGATCTACACGATAGATACGTTGATGTGCTTGGACAAAAGAATAAGAAAACCTACAACTTATTACGGAAAGAGGCTTTAGATATTTATCTTGAAGGATATGGTTCTGAAAAAATTTTATTTGATTCCGTTGTGATTGATGAAGCCCAAGACTTGCCCCCAATTGCAATAAAATTATGTTTAAAGCTTTGTAAAAATAAAGAGGGGATATACTTAACCGCGGATGCTGGTCAATCAATATATCAAAGAGGTTTTTCATGGAAGCGTATTGATGAAGAATTAGATATCCGCGGAAGGACAACCATCTTAAAATATAATTATCGAAGTACAAAACAAATAGGAGCTTGTTCCACTCAATTATTAAATTGTTCTTCGCAAGGAGATATCGAAACACGAGAGCTTATTCCGGTAAAAGAAGGTCCTACGCCTACTCTTTTAAGTTGTTCGAACAACAATGAGCACCTTATAAAAATTAAGGCTTTTATTGATTTATCACTGGAAACTTTAGAGTTAAATTATGATTCCGTTGCCGTGTTGGCTAAAACGAATACGGTTGTTGAGCAGATAAATGATCATTTGAATCAATCCGGGATACCAGCAGAAATCGCAAAAGGGAAAAATCTTAATCATGACAACACAAAAGTAAAAGTGATGACGTTACATTCTGCAAAAGGTTTGGAGTTCCCTATTGTTATCATAGCAAAAATTGACAGAGATCAAATCCCTCATTTAAAAGGCGTCACAGATCCTGATGAGAAAGATGCGGTAATCTCACAAGAAAGAAACTTGCTATCCGTTGGGATGACTAGAGCAATGAGACTTTTAGCGGTTTCCTATAATCAGCAATACCCTTCTATCTTCATAAATGAAATGGATAAGTCCTTATGGACAGTTATTTAGAATCCTTATAGACTGTTAGAATGGTATATCATCGGTGCTCGTATTTTCATCCATGGATTTAGAGTCTTCATTGGATGAATCAGCAGTACTCAGATCATTTGCTGTATTATAGAAAACGAAAGAAGAGTGCTTCTCGGAAGGGGTATTAACCTGACGCCAAACATGTGCATGTTCTCTGCCATGTTTACGGATGAATTTTTCTAAACCCATCTGGTGAGCATCATCTTCCATATCCATCAACCAGTTTTTGATACGTCCCATAGGTTGGCCTCTTGAGTTAGAATCCGTGCGTGGAGAGATAGAAGATAATGAAATTAGAATCCCACACGCAAAGAGAATTACTGAAAAAGATCTATCCATGCCATACACAAGGGTTTTTATTCCGTCAACGATTAATTCAAACAAGGGTTCCAATTGGTGACTCAGTATTACGATATTCACCTTGCTATGCTCCTCTCGTTTTTGATATTGGTTTTAAATCAATTTAGGTGTTTCAACGATGAAACGAATTTCAGTCTGCGTGGGAGAATTTCAAATGGTTGATATGAAAACTCACAATTCACTTTTCCCTTTCAACTGTGAAAATAAAGAATGCCAGAAGGAATATGACCTTGATCAATTTTCTGATGTCGTTTTGCTTTGGGGATACATTTATCTGATAGCAGAAGAGTATGAGGCCGGAATTGTTGGGCTCACTTGCCCAGAATGCAGGAAAACAACATTGAAAAAGTTGCCAGGTTATATGGCTATGCAGAGCCTTATAGTTCTTCGAAAAAAATGTTTGGATAAATACCAGGAAAAAGCATACATTTTAAAACCGGAACTCAAGCACTGTATTTACTTTTCAGCACATCACCTGGTTGCTTCTAATTTGATTGATGCTTTACCCAGACTCAAAGATAAAGGTATTGAATATTCTATCCCTTCAGAGTTGGAATTGAATGAGTATTCTGAAACACTACGAGCCAAAAATCCTTTTGTCGTTTCTGAAAACGAAATTCCGTTGATCCTGGAGATTGAGAACGAAAACGGATTCAAGTCGTTTCCTAGGGCGGTTCCATCAACGTCAATTTATATGAATTTGGATAAACTCTATCTGGATAACGAGTATGAGTATATTAATCTCATTTTGAACAGAGATCTAATTAGGCCCAACACTCAAGAGGACGTTGACCATATTTCAGAGTACAACAGTAGCCCAGTTAAAACCAATGACCTTTCATTAGATGAGTTCAATGGATTTCAATGCAACCATCTATCATGGAAACGCAAGTCATTTCAAAATAACCTGGATGATTTTCTGAGTGCGATACCAGCGGTAAGGAACAGTATCGATTGTGAACTTACATACAGGAATCAATTGATAAATAAATACGCCAGGAAATTCTATTATCAGACCAGGACAATTGAGGAACAGAAATTCGAAAACAAAGAACTCCAGGAAATTGAAGCCTTTGGTTTAGAAAAAATTATCGGTGTTGATTTCTCTGAAATGGACTCCCCTGTTCCCATTAACTCAATGCATGGTGGGCAATTGATGGAAAAATGGGAGATGGATGCCTTCAGTATAATCGATCTAATCAAACACAATGGACTTGTTGCCTATGACAGCGTTTATTCAGTACACATAAATAAAGATTCATTTCATCCAGCCTTGGTAGCTGAACTGACAACCGGAGATCTGGAACAACAAAAAGTCTCTATGCAAAGATTACGGTTCGATCCTTCAAATGTTAAGAATTATGAACAGCACCATCCTGAAATTCTAACGGCAGCGACTCTAAAAGCACCTCAATTCAACATTAATGCACCCTCAGAAAAGACGCCAAAAGAGATGGCAATAGAGCTTTGTAGAGCTGCGGCACAAAAACTTGTAGACCAATCTCCCGAAATTACTTTGCCTGCGATACTCAAAAATCATGAGTTCAAAAAAAGCTATAGGGGAAAAGAAGACCATATTCCGACCAGTGACAGTGGATGGAGAAACTGGCTAAAAGGTATCTACAATTCTCAAAAAGGGCGTAAAAAAGGGTCTTGATTCCCACCCAAATTATAATTTCATTGTAGTTAAACGCTAAACAAACCACGAAACCTGAAATCCCAACTACTTCCCGCTTGGATTTTTTCCTTTCCAAACAGCCTGTTAGAAGAAACAAACCGCAAATAAACTGTTGCGGTTTATCTGTAATTTTATTCACAAATTCTTTCCGTTATTTTCCTCTTTGATCAACGACAAATATTTTTTTCCTTCAACGACAATTAAAACTCCCGTTCCCCAACCTGCGTAACCATTTAATTTCATTAAAAAATACTTGCAAAACAATTCTGATTATGTTTTTTAAGACCATCCTTCCGGAGGATAAGGCTATGCTGGAGAGCAACCTGAGCGCCGAGAAGGTGACTGAAGTATGAGGGGCCGTATTTTCCACGTACGGCCTTTCGCTTTTTGCTCTCATACTTTGGTCTATAATGCGCTAAACTCCGGGGGTTTGGGGGCTGGCCCCCATTATAATCCGGTAAAAAGTCCTTTTAATTACCATCACAAAACCCGGTTCTTCCATGGGTTAAGCCCTCTATCGATAGTATCCGTCCGATAGTGCTTGCTGACGGCATTGGTTCAATATTTTCCGCTTCCATCTCCTTGCTGATAGCACCGGCACCGCAGTTCAGGCCTCGATTGTATAAATCCAGTCGGATCATTTTAATAATCTCAACAATCTCCTGCCTGGTATATCTGGTCTCGATCATTATTCGGCCTCCATTTTAGCCTGTTCCATGCGATAGCTTTCCACATTCAATTCAAGGATGATACTGTGATGAACGAGTCTGTCGATGGCTGCTGCCGTTGTCATAGGGTCCTTAAAAATCTGTTCCCACTTAGAGAACGGAAGATTGCTCGTGATCATCAGGCTGCCCTGTTCATACCGTTCCGCCAAAAAGGTAAACAGCACTTCCATTTCTCCCCGGCTTTGTTGGACATACCCAATGTCATCTATAATCACAGCATCAAACCTGGAGAGGGATTTGAGTTTTTTGGTTAGCTCAAGATCCCTTTTGGCAATCAGCAGATCCTGGACGAGCTGACTGCATGAGATAAAAAGAACCTGCTTACCCTTTGCAATTAATTCATGGCCAATGGCACAGAGCAGATGGGTTTTCCCGCTACCCGGATTACCAAAGGCCAGGATGTTTTCACAGCGCTCTAAAAAAGCGCCGTTGACCAGGACACTTAAATGATTGGCAACCTTTAAGGGGAGGCGCTTTTTATCAAAATTCTCAAATGTCTTGGAAGATGGCAACTTGGATGCCCTCAGGTTACGTGATATCCGGTTCTGCCAGCGGACTTCGCATTCGAGACTCAACAATTGTAAGAGGTACTTTTCATATCCCCATGCCTCCGCCCTGGCCTGATCCGCCATTTCTTCATAACTGCGGCGCATGGTCGGCATATGGAGGCTTTTAAGATTGGTGTCTATCTGATCCCGATCATTGATCATGCCGCCACCCCCTTGAGCAATTGGTCATAACGAGTCAAATCAACTGCCTGGATATGAACATCATCCGGCCTGCTGACAGAGGCGTTGGACTCAATAAGGCGTTTAACAGCCTCTTTGCTGATTTCCTGATCCTCGTTTATTAGAACCATCAGGGCGCTGTCTACTGCCACCTCGCTTGTCTTTGCTGCCAGGTATAATATTTTCAGATACCTTGCTGCTGAGCTTTTAACGGTATAACGCTTTCTTAAATGATCGTAGGCAATCCGGAACCGGCTGGTGGGGAACATGGCATTACGATAACGATAATTTTCAAATGCCCCCGGTTTTTTGACCAGGCTGTCAATGATATGCCGGTAATTGATTTTATATTTGCCCTCACCCCGCAACCTTGGCAAAGTATCGACCTTTCTCTGGCCGTACCAGACCTCCAGGCATTCCATGTAGAGGCGGACCTGGATATTTTCTCCTATGAGCCTGCTGTCTACAGAGTAAACGTTGTGATTGACCCGAATGGTACTGCTGGGACCAACCTTTAAATCCATCTTTTTACATGCATCAAGCCGGCGTTTGGGCAACCGGTGTAGGAGATCCAGTTCTTGTGTAAACCGTTTCCTACGACCGGCATTTAGCTGTGCGAACAGTTTGGCCAGGAACAAGTCATATTCTTCCCGGTCTTTAAAATCCCGGTGTCCTCTCAGCATCAGGGCCTGGTCAACGGCTTTTTTGAACCGATAATTGCGCTGCTCCACGTCTCCATTTTCATTGGGGCTGGCAGGGTTAGTTTTGCAAGGAATGATACCGTAATGGTCAACAAGATCCTGATACCTGCTGGTGAACTCCTCAGGGTGACTTACCTTGTTAACAGCGGATGTCAGACAATCGGTGCGATGTTGCTGCGGCACACCACCAAGTTCCCATAGGGCATTTTGCAGGCCCTGGCTCAGGCTTTCGAAACTCTCTGAAAAACAGACTGTACCTGTCTCCCAATTGGAATAGGTCAAAACAAAATGGTAGATCAGGTGGTCAAAAGGGACGCCGCCTATAGTGACGCCCAGTTTATCCATGTGGGTGAAGTCTGACTGGCATAATTCGCCAGGCTTATGAATTTGAGCAAAAAAGATTTCTTTGGGCGGCCCCTCTGTAGCACGCCATTGCTTTATTCTCCGTTGCAGGGTCCGTAATTGTCCATCGGCGAACCGGCCGGGGTGTCTGCGTTGCAAATCCTCAAACAGTGTCTTGGCCTCCAGACCTGGATTTATGGTCAACATGCCTTTGATACCATCCCAGGTCTCCTCAAACGGATCTTTGCGTGTGCGCCATGTATGATCCGTTTTGAGTTCACTCGGCAACTTCCCGTGTTCACGGTACTTTCGAGCTGTTTTTTCATCCATTCCAGCTTTCATTGCTGCTATCCCGAAACTCTTCTCTGACTGAATCAACTTGAACAACCTCCTCACTTGCTGGTCCGTTACCATCCAAATCTCTCCTTCTGTTCAATTTGGATGTTTCTACCATTTTTTTTGATTCTTAAATTTCGGGAATTTTAATTGTCGTTTGGCGGGAATTATAAATGACGCTGATCACCTCTTACGTTCTCCGCGGAACAAGAACAGAACCCGAAAGGGTGGCCACCCTCCACTAACTATTTTGATTGGAGGAAAACAATGAAAGAAGAAAACAACAAAAAGATTGAAACCTTACTGATCAGCTCCCTGACCAAAGACCCCAACCACTCCAGGCAAGACCTGGGAGACATAGAATCCCTGAAAGAAAGCATCAGAAAAGACGGACTCATAGTGCCCATCAACGTCAACAGAACCCAGGACGGTATTTGCTTCTACAATGACGGATGGAGAAGAATTGAAGCACTAAAAGCAATGGGTAAAAAGGAAGTTCTTTGCTTAGTCCATGACGGGTATGTGCCTGAGGATGCGGCCCATCAGTTTTATGTGATCAATAAAAAGCGCAAAGCACTCAATCCCATTGAGGAGGCGCTTCATATAAACATGATGAATACAACCTTTGGCCGTAGCTTCAGACATCTCGAAATCAAGGGATATGGCGATGCCACGACACTTTCAAGAAAGGCTCAACTGGTCAAGCACCCCGAAGAGGTACGGCAGCAAATTGCCGATGGAAAACTCTCCATGTCCCATGGGCTGGCGCTGCTTGACCTTTCAAGCGATGAAGAGCGGATCAATATGGCCAAACGTGCAGTTGACCAAGAATGGTCTGCCACCCTTCTGGAGAAGGCAATCCGGCGCTATCTTCTGGAAGATGAAAAGACCCCGGAAAAAAAGGTGTCAATCTCTGATGCAGATATCTCCGGAGTATATTTCAAAGATGCCAGAGATATGAGCGAGCAAGAGGACGGGTCTGTGGGCCTCATTTTTACCAGTCCTCCATACTTTCTGGGTATGGAATATGAACAGGGGTACTCCATTGATGATCACTGGGATAACATTGAGGCTGTCATGGCCGAATGCGCCAGGGTTATCATGCCAGGTGGAGTTGTCGCACTTAATCTCAATGACATCCACAATTTCAAAGGAAAAAAAGGGACTGATAAAAAAGCTCACTTGGAACTTACGGGGCATTTTTACCAAAGATTCCTCAAAAAGCATGGTGTGACTCTTGAGAGCCAGATCGTCTGGGCCAAAGCCCCTCATGCTTATTCAACGGATCGTTCTCGTGCATATGGCAAGGAGACCAAACACGCCGAGTACAAAATCATCAATCGACATGAATTCATATATCTCTTCCGTAAAGACGGAGAGCGTAAGATCCCGTCAGAAAAGGTAAACTTGGATTCAATTTTAACAAGAGAAGATTGGGCCAAATATATCCCGAGTGTATGGGATATCCCCCAGGTATGGAAAAGCGAGGGTCATCCTAATGTGTTCCCAGAGGAACTTGCCCGTCGTGTCATCAAGATGTTCTCATTCGTTGGGGAAATTGTCCTTGATCCCTTCCTTGGCAGCGGTACCACCATCAAAGTTGCCAGAGAACTGGCCCGTGAAGGTGTCGGTTATGAACGGGAAGCGGAACTCTACAAAGAAATCATCGCTAAAAAGTTGAAAGGGACTCTATCTGGAGAAGAGGGTGAGTCCTACGAATCTGTCTCCGAATTTGCCAAACGGCATATGGAGGAACTCGAGGCAACCCAACCTGAAAACACTGAGACTGAATATGCAGAAGAGGGGCGGGACTATAGCGCACTTGCGTTTGGCACAAAATCCACTGAAAAAGAGCTAAACCACGCTTAACCTTAATCAGAGGAGCGGGGGATTGCATATCCCCTGCGCCTCTCAAAACGGAGGAATGACAAGTGTCTTCAACTCTATGTGCCCAGACTGTGCCCAGAAAAAGACTTTACTCCATCAAAGAACTTGTCGCCCATATCGGGGCCACCGAATGGTTCTGGCGTAATCAAATCTGGGACGGACAACTACCATATGTCCAGGTCGGTCGGAAACAGTTCGTAGATCACCAGGATGTTGAAACTTTTATCGAAGAAAATAAACATAAAAATTAGAATAAGGAGAATATCTTATGGAAACTTTAATTATGAACAGTGAGAACGAAAAAATATTTAAACTCTATGCCGATGATGGCAGCGGGCTGGTGCAAGATCTGAATCTGGCCTATGCGTATTTGAATCTCATTGAGCAAAATTTCCAGGAATCAGGTGATGCTTTAGTCATTGGTGATAATTATGATCAGGATCTTTTACAAATGTATGAACCCGAACAGTTAAATGTGGTTTTATCAAAAATTCCTGCTGCTGAAATTAATTTCAGGGACAACCCCCATACTCTTTTGATGTTGAAAAATCTAAAAGAGATTATTGAAAAGCTCCTTGTTCAGTAGGATAGAGGTTAGGAATATAACTTTTGAGAATGCCCCTTGTTTATACAGGGGGCATTTTTCTTTCTTCTTGATCTAATAATTTTCAGATGGGATATTCAAAGGTACAAATCATGTTCTCCATGTCTAATTTCACTGGAGACATTGGGGGAGCATGTTTGTTCCATCTTGCGCCCGTCAAGGCAACGATGGAGGTATACTATGGGAAGCGTGTATAAACGTGGAAATGTTTACTGGATTAAGTACTACAGGCAGGGGAAGTGCTTTCGGGAAAGCTCAGAGAGCACCAAAAAGATGGTAGCAAAAAAACTTTTAAGCAGAAGGGAGGGTGAAATTGCCCAGGGGAAAATTCCTGGGGTGCAGTTTGAAAAGGTAAAATTTGAAGATCTGGCAGAAGGATTTTTACGAGATTACAAGATCAATCAGAAAAAGTCCTTGGTTAAGGCAGAAAGGAGTGTACGGCGCTTACAGACCCAGTTTGAAAATATGAGTGTGCCGCATATTACTACTCCCCGGATTAACACATACATTGAGGGTAGATTAAATGATGGTGCTGCAAATGCCACGATTAATCGAGAATTGTCTGCTTTGAAACGGATG encodes:
- a CDS encoding thermonuclease family protein — encoded protein: MKKLASIVFAVTVFLNVSIAFAGQYSVLRVIDGDTIQILLNGKKEKIRMLNVDTPESVHPDQSRNTEMGRKASKYTKSRLEKRYVDLEFEGKKRGKYGRLLAYVILDGHNYNLELVQKGWSPYYTKYGESQKYHSEFLAAEKQAQKKRLNIWSKKKNNKPVTARHNYHGNVKSHSFHGPSCRHYNCRNCTRTFTSREDAINAGYKPCGICRP
- a CDS encoding DUF3820 family protein, with protein sequence MFIFLDTETTGTEEADRLCQLAYKTSDGKIEVDELFHPGRKIEIEAMCVHHITDEMVADKPSFKDSPTKKELTALLSDDSNYVVAHNAKFDIAMLNKEGIFTDNVICSLKIARYLDSEGKFEKYNLQYLRYRMKLNIQAIAHDAFGDILVLEQVFYRIYFGFYFEYFPDEKLKQSIENSIEMAKGELPKQILYKFFFKEASEKAPETIDLINKKMVEISKKPSLLRKMFFGKHKGELLEKIPKDYLSWLASKGDLDEDLEYTVNYYLNS
- a CDS encoding PD-(D/E)XK nuclease family protein, which codes for MVNREMLCFMVFINQGSLKMISYQNKSYPFSKILGWSSSRYETFRICKRKYFYTYYSRFDTKDSPEKIQALKNLTSIPLSTGTIVHDIIKTILKRYQKVESNIDAERLKDYILNETKAYCKTHSFLEHHYDISKEDFSDQLFEDVFSKISTFIKSNSFSFILSEALPHKNEWVIEPGGFGETRIGGMKAYCKVDFSFPTNDAVYIYDWKTGKKSFFKLKNQMLGYAYWASEAFNIPKDRVFPKIAYLNATPEEDPIELAEKDIINFPEKVKKDSEEMYQFCSNIDDNIPIDRDSFSKTENIKICMNCNFRELCFA
- a CDS encoding ATP-dependent helicase, giving the protein MAYDLLISASWLKIFTKLPIKVQKKIATVHKILRTDPYNGRGKSIKIKEGQPQYSNLYRYKLHGYRIFYGIGGNFVRLLDIRIRDDNTYKNLIFNADDMTIGGDASPSMLQIIPTTHWDVQDDAKEKNRKEIQHVEDENDDEAIFYDEHFLKALEIPSEHWSKILLCKTAVDIIDADLPEEIIEKIIDWGQEPIDKIIQEPVYDLPSTEELDKLLKGTIKGFLLKLDPEQENVSRKSLKGPTLVKGGPGTGKSLVALYRIRNLLTPDAQTSLFDEHIPKILFVTYTTTLVEHSKQLLYPLLDKLADNVTISSLDAIARQIIIENGGVYNPAQTDDKHNAFNEAIHVLMQEQKQNMNAIMNIVSKLKFDYIIDEFDWVLEGRNILTKEEYLSENRTGRGLPLDKGSRTLLWDLHDRYVDVLGQKNKKTYNLLRKEALDIYLEGYGSEKILFDSVVIDEAQDLPPIAIKLCLKLCKNKEGIYLTADAGQSIYQRGFSWKRIDEELDIRGRTTILKYNYRSTKQIGACSTQLLNCSSQGDIETRELIPVKEGPTPTLLSCSNNNEHLIKIKAFIDLSLETLELNYDSVAVLAKTNTVVEQINDHLNQSGIPAEIAKGKNLNHDNTKVKVMTLHSAKGLEFPIVIIAKIDRDQIPHLKGVTDPDEKDAVISQERNLLSVGMTRAMRLLAVSYNQQYPSIFINEMDKSLWTVI
- a CDS encoding ATP-binding protein is translated as MINDRDQIDTNLKSLHMPTMRRSYEEMADQARAEAWGYEKYLLQLLSLECEVRWQNRISRNLRASKLPSSKTFENFDKKRLPLKVANHLSVLVNGAFLERCENILAFGNPGSGKTHLLCAIGHELIAKGKQVLFISCSQLVQDLLIAKRDLELTKKLKSLSRFDAVIIDDIGYVQQSRGEMEVLFTFLAERYEQGSLMITSNLPFSKWEQIFKDPMTTAAAIDRLVHHSIILELNVESYRMEQAKMEAE
- a CDS encoding IS21 family transposase, encoding MQSEKSFGIAAMKAGMDEKTARKYREHGKLPSELKTDHTWRTRKDPFEETWDGIKGMLTINPGLEAKTLFEDLQRRHPGRFADGQLRTLQRRIKQWRATEGPPKEIFFAQIHKPGELCQSDFTHMDKLGVTIGGVPFDHLIYHFVLTYSNWETGTVCFSESFESLSQGLQNALWELGGVPQQHRTDCLTSAVNKVSHPEEFTSRYQDLVDHYGIIPCKTNPASPNENGDVEQRNYRFKKAVDQALMLRGHRDFKDREEYDLFLAKLFAQLNAGRRKRFTQELDLLHRLPKRRLDACKKMDLKVGPSSTIRVNHNVYSVDSRLIGENIQVRLYMECLEVWYGQRKVDTLPRLRGEGKYKINYRHIIDSLVKKPGAFENYRYRNAMFPTSRFRIAYDHLRKRYTVKSSAARYLKILYLAAKTSEVAVDSALMVLINEDQEISKEAVKRLIESNASVSRPDDVHIQAVDLTRYDQLLKGVAA
- a CDS encoding ParB/RepB/Spo0J family partition protein, which encodes MKEENNKKIETLLISSLTKDPNHSRQDLGDIESLKESIRKDGLIVPINVNRTQDGICFYNDGWRRIEALKAMGKKEVLCLVHDGYVPEDAAHQFYVINKKRKALNPIEEALHINMMNTTFGRSFRHLEIKGYGDATTLSRKAQLVKHPEEVRQQIADGKLSMSHGLALLDLSSDEERINMAKRAVDQEWSATLLEKAIRRYLLEDEKTPEKKVSISDADISGVYFKDARDMSEQEDGSVGLIFTSPPYFLGMEYEQGYSIDDHWDNIEAVMAECARVIMPGGVVALNLNDIHNFKGKKGTDKKAHLELTGHFYQRFLKKHGVTLESQIVWAKAPHAYSTDRSRAYGKETKHAEYKIINRHEFIYLFRKDGERKIPSEKVNLDSILTREDWAKYIPSVWDIPQVWKSEGHPNVFPEELARRVIKMFSFVGEIVLDPFLGSGTTIKVARELAREGVGYEREAELYKEIIAKKLKGTLSGEEGESYESVSEFAKRHMEELEATQPENTETEYAEEGRDYSALAFGTKSTEKELNHA